A single window of Chitinophaga sp. XS-30 DNA harbors:
- the dnaK gene encoding molecular chaperone DnaK, whose protein sequence is MGKIIGIDLGTTNSCVAVMEGNEPVVIANDEGRRTTPSVVAFLKNGERKVGDPAKRQAITNPHNTIMSVKRFMGRHFDEVSNEIPHWSYKVAKGDNNTTRIDIDGRLYTPQEISAMVLQKMKKTAEDYLGQEVNEAVITVPAYFNDAQRQATKEAGEIAGLNVRRIINEPTAAALAYGMDKKHHDSMIAVFDLGGGTFDISILELGDGVFEVKATNGDTHLGGDDFDKVIMDWLAEEFKKDEAVDLHKDAMAWQRLKEAAEKAKIELSSSQETEINLPYITAVDGVPKHLVKKLTRAKFEQLSDTLVERTLEPCRKALADSGLDISKIDEVILVGGSTRIPRIQEVVEKFFGKKPNRGVNPDEVVAIGAAIQGGVLTGEVKDVLLLDVTPLSLGIETMGGVFTKLIESNTTIPTKKSEVFSTAADNQPSVEIHVLQGERPMAAQNRTLGRFILNDLPPAQRGVPKIEVVFDIDANGILHVTAKDQGTGKSQNIRIEAGSGLNKDEIEKMKAEAKANEAEDKAAREKVEKINQADSLIFQTEKQLKEYGDKIPAEKKAPIETALEQLREAQKTQDLTQIDAATTALNTAWTAASEEMYKASQAQGQPGPDAGGAQAGDQPGGQQGSTGDQVTDAEFEEVK, encoded by the coding sequence ATGGGAAAGATTATAGGTATTGACTTAGGAACTACCAACTCTTGCGTTGCCGTAATGGAAGGTAACGAACCGGTAGTGATCGCCAACGATGAAGGACGCCGTACGACGCCTTCCGTTGTTGCATTTTTAAAGAACGGCGAAAGGAAGGTCGGTGACCCCGCAAAGCGTCAGGCTATCACCAACCCCCACAACACCATTATGTCTGTGAAGCGTTTCATGGGCCGTCATTTTGATGAAGTATCGAACGAAATTCCCCACTGGAGCTATAAAGTTGCCAAGGGTGACAATAATACCACACGTATTGATATTGATGGCAGGCTGTACACTCCGCAGGAGATATCAGCCATGGTGCTGCAGAAAATGAAGAAGACGGCGGAAGACTACCTGGGCCAGGAAGTGAACGAAGCGGTGATCACCGTTCCGGCTTACTTCAACGACGCACAGCGCCAGGCTACCAAGGAAGCCGGGGAGATCGCAGGCCTTAACGTTCGCCGTATCATCAACGAGCCTACTGCCGCGGCACTGGCTTATGGTATGGATAAAAAGCATCACGACAGCATGATCGCGGTATTTGACCTCGGTGGCGGTACTTTCGACATCTCCATCCTCGAACTGGGCGATGGCGTGTTTGAAGTAAAGGCAACCAACGGGGATACGCACCTCGGTGGTGACGACTTCGATAAAGTGATCATGGACTGGCTGGCTGAAGAATTCAAGAAAGACGAGGCCGTAGACCTGCATAAAGACGCGATGGCATGGCAGCGCCTGAAAGAAGCAGCAGAGAAAGCAAAGATCGAGCTGTCTTCTTCCCAGGAAACCGAGATCAACCTGCCGTATATCACCGCAGTGGACGGAGTGCCTAAACACCTCGTGAAAAAGCTCACCCGCGCGAAATTCGAGCAGTTGAGCGATACTCTCGTGGAAAGAACACTGGAGCCTTGCCGCAAAGCGCTGGCAGATTCCGGGCTGGATATATCAAAGATCGATGAAGTGATCCTGGTGGGTGGTTCTACACGTATCCCCCGCATCCAGGAAGTGGTGGAAAAATTCTTCGGCAAAAAGCCCAACAGAGGCGTAAACCCGGATGAAGTGGTAGCGATCGGCGCAGCTATCCAGGGCGGCGTGCTCACCGGTGAGGTGAAAGATGTACTGCTGCTGGACGTTACTCCGCTTTCCCTCGGTATCGAGACCATGGGCGGTGTGTTCACCAAGCTCATCGAATCCAACACCACCATCCCCACGAAGAAAAGCGAGGTATTCTCTACCGCGGCTGACAACCAGCCCAGCGTGGAGATCCATGTACTGCAAGGGGAAAGGCCGATGGCCGCACAGAACAGAACGCTCGGCCGTTTTATCCTGAACGATCTGCCCCCCGCACAGCGTGGCGTACCGAAGATCGAAGTGGTATTCGATATCGATGCCAATGGTATCCTGCACGTTACGGCGAAAGACCAGGGCACCGGGAAATCACAGAATATCCGTATCGAAGCCGGCAGCGGTCTTAATAAAGACGAGATCGAAAAAATGAAAGCCGAGGCGAAAGCCAATGAGGCAGAAGATAAGGCCGCAAGGGAGAAAGTGGAAAAGATCAACCAGGCAGACAGCCTCATATTCCAGACAGAGAAACAACTGAAGGAGTATGGCGACAAGATCCCGGCCGAGAAAAAGGCCCCGATCGAAACTGCCCTGGAGCAACTCCGCGAAGCGCAGAAGACGCAGGACCTCACCCAGATCGATGCCGCTACAACAGCATTGAATACGGCATGGACCGCAGCTTCTGAGGAAATGTACAAAGCATCACAGGCACAGGGCCAACCCGGTCCCGATGCCGGCGGCGCACAAGCAGGTGACCAGCCTGGCGGGCAGCAGGGTAGCACAGGCGATCAGGTGACGGATGCGGAGTTTGAAGAAGTGAAATAA
- a CDS encoding amidohydrolase: MKQFLTLLLTSLPLIFAQAQDFQQQIAKKATAVLPKVIEWRRHIHQYPELSNREFKTAEYIAQHLRSLGIEVQTGVAKTGVIGILKGGKPGPVMALRADMDALPVLERSDLPFKSTVTAEYLGQTVPVMHACGHDSHVAILMGTAEVLAAMKKDIPGTVKFIFQPAEEGAPGDEEGGASLMVKEGVMDGVNAVFGLHISSAIETGHIHYKAGSLMASADWFSIAIKGKPAHGSTPWKSIDPIMVGTQIISGLQTIVSRQSDIVTAPVVITVAKFHSGVRNNIIPEDALLEGTIRTLDSDMQKDVHRRIRLTAQKIAESFGAEAIVDIDTKTLVTFNDSALTASVLPSLQKAAGSGGVGITSWVTGAEDFSYYGTKAPAFFFWLGGMPKGRDPEKAPSHHTPSFFIDDSMLDVGVKAFCNIIFDYGRKK; encoded by the coding sequence ATGAAACAATTCCTCACCCTCCTGCTCACTTCCCTGCCGCTCATTTTCGCACAGGCACAGGATTTCCAGCAACAGATCGCAAAAAAAGCAACGGCCGTACTGCCAAAGGTCATTGAATGGAGAAGGCATATCCATCAATACCCTGAATTGTCCAACCGGGAATTCAAAACGGCCGAATATATTGCTCAACACCTTCGTTCCCTCGGCATCGAGGTACAGACCGGCGTAGCTAAAACAGGCGTCATCGGCATACTGAAGGGCGGAAAACCCGGTCCGGTTATGGCTTTGCGGGCGGATATGGATGCGCTGCCGGTATTGGAGCGGTCAGACCTTCCTTTTAAATCGACCGTTACAGCGGAGTATCTTGGACAAACGGTGCCCGTTATGCATGCCTGCGGGCACGATAGCCATGTAGCCATACTGATGGGCACGGCGGAAGTACTGGCGGCCATGAAAAAGGATATACCCGGTACGGTGAAATTCATTTTCCAGCCGGCGGAAGAAGGCGCGCCCGGCGATGAAGAAGGCGGCGCGTCGCTGATGGTGAAAGAAGGCGTGATGGATGGCGTGAATGCCGTATTCGGACTACATATCAGTTCCGCTATAGAAACGGGCCATATCCATTACAAAGCGGGTTCGCTGATGGCCTCGGCTGACTGGTTCTCCATCGCCATCAAAGGTAAACCCGCTCATGGCTCCACACCCTGGAAAAGCATTGACCCCATTATGGTAGGCACACAGATCATCAGCGGCTTGCAAACGATCGTCAGCCGTCAGTCGGATATTGTTACGGCGCCGGTTGTTATTACCGTGGCCAAGTTCCACAGTGGCGTGCGCAATAATATCATTCCGGAAGACGCGCTGCTGGAGGGAACGATCCGTACGCTGGACAGCGATATGCAAAAAGACGTGCACCGGCGCATCCGCCTGACGGCCCAAAAGATCGCGGAATCGTTTGGCGCGGAAGCGATCGTGGATATTGATACGAAAACGCTGGTGACCTTCAATGATTCGGCATTAACGGCCAGCGTGCTGCCGTCCCTGCAAAAGGCTGCCGGAAGCGGCGGGGTGGGTATCACTTCCTGGGTAACGGGAGCGGAGGATTTTTCCTATTACGGCACGAAGGCTCCGGCATTTTTCTTCTGGCTGGGCGGAATGCCCAAAGGCCGGGACCCCGAAAAAGCGCCAAGCCACCACACCCCATCATTCTTTATTGACGACAGCATGCTGGATGTGGGTGTGAAAGCCTTTTGCAATATCATATTTGATTACGGGAGGAAGAAATAA
- a CDS encoding 4-alpha-glucanotransferase has translation MRVQFYVRFSSVWGQQLYLSIDNGDVLPMQYHDEKHWQIAVDIAPGACTYRYILNGLPEKESRTIMIGPELTVTDTWIFPSAPETLWQMAPFTRVFFRREKERGISPGACTFRVRAPLLPPEANVYLTGSIPEVGNWDTTQALKLVYTEDGYFSVNMDVPPFTRLEYKYLHDGVYEEGANREVYIHPGENIVQDDFTRFRRTPWKGAGVAVPVFSLRSESSFGTGEFRDLRLLADWAAATGLRLIQLLPVNDTTIDYSWKDSYPYAVISAFALHPLYIHLPDVGSLPEAYYTQQRELNRHAQLDYEAVIRLKMHYLRSLFPDFQPDAAFEAWAEAQEHWLKPYAAFCAQRDGDGEAFWHFVQYQLHLQLAGAVEHAHAKGIAMKGDLPIGVHRHGVDALEAPELFHMQVQAGAPPDDFSEKGQAWGFPTYNWRQMEASGYDWWRKRLQHMARYFSAYRIDHILGFFRIWQIPAGGRNGALGYFEPSIPFTEEELQQWGIPFSRQRYCQPYVAGDPADVLFLEPSPGAFHPRFGMQLTASFRSLEPVVQERLLLLCDHFFYHRHNELWEQEALRRLPVLQQATGMLVCGEDLGMVPHCVPGVMQQLGILSLEIARMPKQAGQTLQSLPYSAVTSVSTHDMSTLREWHKGDAAPVIREHLSSPAMLCILQLQDWLALDLTLPHTAPEEERINDPAVTPWYWRYRMPLTLEALKAALGLQENMRSLLKQSGRGQ, from the coding sequence ATGAGGGTTCAGTTCTATGTCCGCTTTTCCTCCGTTTGGGGCCAGCAGCTTTATCTTTCTATTGACAACGGGGATGTGCTGCCGATGCAGTATCATGATGAAAAGCACTGGCAAATTGCCGTGGATATAGCGCCGGGCGCCTGTACCTACCGGTATATACTTAACGGGTTGCCGGAAAAGGAAAGCCGCACGATCATGATAGGGCCGGAACTAACGGTGACGGATACCTGGATATTTCCGTCCGCCCCCGAAACCCTCTGGCAGATGGCGCCGTTTACCCGGGTGTTCTTCCGGCGGGAAAAGGAGCGGGGCATATCGCCAGGGGCCTGCACATTCAGGGTCAGGGCGCCGCTTTTACCACCGGAAGCGAACGTTTATCTCACCGGCAGCATACCGGAAGTTGGGAACTGGGATACAACGCAGGCACTGAAACTGGTCTATACGGAAGACGGATATTTTTCGGTCAACATGGATGTTCCGCCGTTTACCCGGCTGGAATATAAATATCTGCATGACGGCGTGTACGAGGAAGGCGCCAACCGGGAAGTGTATATCCATCCCGGAGAAAACATTGTACAGGACGATTTCACACGGTTCCGCAGGACGCCCTGGAAAGGTGCGGGAGTAGCCGTGCCGGTATTTTCGCTGCGTTCGGAAAGCAGTTTTGGAACGGGCGAGTTCAGGGACCTCCGGCTGCTGGCGGACTGGGCTGCCGCTACGGGCCTGCGCCTGATACAACTGCTGCCGGTGAACGATACCACTATTGACTACAGCTGGAAGGACTCCTATCCCTATGCGGTGATCTCCGCTTTTGCGCTGCATCCGCTATACATTCATCTGCCGGACGTGGGGTCTCTGCCGGAAGCCTACTACACGCAGCAACGGGAATTGAACCGGCATGCACAGCTGGATTATGAGGCCGTGATCCGCCTGAAGATGCACTACCTGCGTTCGCTGTTCCCGGATTTTCAGCCTGATGCGGCATTTGAGGCATGGGCGGAAGCGCAGGAACACTGGCTGAAGCCATATGCCGCATTTTGCGCACAGCGTGATGGGGACGGGGAAGCATTCTGGCATTTTGTGCAATACCAGCTTCATTTGCAACTGGCCGGTGCCGTGGAGCACGCGCATGCAAAAGGCATCGCCATGAAGGGAGACCTCCCCATCGGGGTACACCGCCATGGCGTAGATGCGCTTGAAGCCCCGGAACTTTTCCACATGCAGGTACAGGCAGGCGCGCCGCCGGATGATTTTTCGGAGAAGGGTCAGGCCTGGGGCTTTCCTACTTATAACTGGCGGCAAATGGAGGCATCCGGGTACGATTGGTGGAGGAAACGGCTGCAGCACATGGCCCGGTATTTCTCCGCCTACCGTATCGATCATATTCTCGGGTTCTTCCGCATCTGGCAAATACCTGCCGGTGGGCGGAACGGGGCCCTGGGGTATTTTGAGCCGTCCATTCCTTTTACGGAAGAAGAATTGCAGCAATGGGGCATTCCATTCAGCCGGCAACGGTATTGCCAGCCTTATGTTGCCGGTGATCCTGCGGATGTGCTGTTCCTGGAGCCGTCCCCCGGCGCTTTCCATCCGCGTTTCGGCATGCAGCTCACCGCGTCTTTCCGGTCGCTGGAACCTGTTGTGCAGGAGCGGTTATTGCTGTTGTGCGACCACTTTTTCTACCACCGCCATAACGAACTGTGGGAACAGGAAGCGCTGCGCAGGCTGCCGGTTTTGCAGCAGGCCACAGGTATGCTGGTATGCGGGGAAGACCTGGGCATGGTGCCGCATTGCGTGCCGGGAGTGATGCAGCAACTGGGGATACTCAGCCTCGAAATAGCCAGGATGCCCAAGCAGGCCGGGCAAACGCTGCAAAGTCTCCCGTACTCCGCTGTCACCAGCGTTTCCACGCATGATATGAGCACTTTGCGGGAATGGCATAAAGGCGATGCGGCCCCCGTTATCCGGGAACATCTGTCATCCCCCGCCATGTTATGCATTTTGCAGTTGCAGGACTGGCTGGCGCTTGACCTTACGTTGCCTCATACAGCCCCGGAAGAAGAACGCATCAACGATCCCGCAGTCACGCCCTGGTACTGGCGTTACCGCATGCCGCTGACACTGGAAGCGCTGAAGGCCGCCCTTGGCCTGCAGGAAAACATGCGGTCGCTATTGAAGCAAAGCGGTCGCGGGCAATAA
- a CDS encoding dipeptide epimerase: MELTLYPFELKFRHTFTISRKSKDVQPLLVAELKQDGLSGLGETADNSYYHITVPMLMDAINAHRAFIESYHLDTPEAFWAEMFPRLQDNMFALCALDLAAHDLYAKRLGKKLYEVWGLDPSHNPMTDYTIGIDTVENMVKKLQEFPWPIYKIKLGTKDDIAIIKELRRHTDAVFRVDANCAWGVEETLRNAAAFRQLGVEFIEQPMPAADWEGMKKVYAASPLPLFADESCIVESDVSRCHGYFHGINIKLTKCGGITPARRMILEAKRLGMQVMTGSMNESTVGTSAVAHLLPYLDHVDMDGPLLLAEDIADGVRIKDGVIMYADRNGSGALLRRTS, encoded by the coding sequence ATGGAGCTGACACTATATCCATTTGAACTAAAATTCCGCCACACCTTTACGATATCGAGAAAAAGCAAGGACGTACAGCCTCTGCTGGTCGCCGAATTGAAACAGGATGGCCTGAGCGGGCTTGGGGAAACGGCGGACAATTCCTACTACCATATCACCGTTCCGATGCTCATGGATGCGATCAATGCGCACAGGGCATTCATTGAATCTTACCATCTGGATACACCGGAGGCTTTCTGGGCGGAGATGTTCCCGCGGCTGCAGGACAATATGTTCGCGCTTTGTGCGCTGGATCTTGCGGCGCATGACCTTTATGCGAAACGGCTGGGCAAAAAGCTGTATGAGGTCTGGGGGCTCGACCCTTCCCATAATCCTATGACGGATTATACCATCGGCATCGATACGGTGGAGAACATGGTAAAAAAGCTGCAGGAATTTCCCTGGCCGATCTACAAGATCAAGCTCGGCACAAAGGATGATATCGCCATCATCAAGGAACTGCGCAGGCATACCGATGCCGTTTTTCGTGTGGATGCGAATTGTGCCTGGGGCGTGGAGGAAACCCTGCGCAATGCGGCAGCTTTCCGGCAACTGGGCGTGGAGTTCATCGAACAGCCGATGCCTGCGGCAGACTGGGAGGGCATGAAGAAAGTATATGCCGCATCTCCGCTGCCGCTGTTCGCGGACGAAAGCTGCATCGTTGAAAGCGATGTAAGCAGGTGCCACGGATATTTCCACGGCATCAACATAAAACTCACCAAATGCGGCGGCATTACACCTGCCCGCAGGATGATCCTGGAAGCGAAACGCCTGGGCATGCAGGTGATGACCGGCAGCATGAATGAGAGCACCGTAGGCACTTCCGCTGTGGCGCATCTGCTGCCTTATCTCGATCATGTGGACATGGACGGGCCGCTCCTCCTGGCGGAAGATATTGCCGATGGCGTACGGATCAAAGATGGTGTGATCATGTATGCGGACAGAAACGGCAGCGGCGCCCTCCTGCGCCGCACATCATGA
- a CDS encoding PmoA family protein → MLISLLSLAAVSQAQPVVRITVKTGPYTRYRTPVSLDISAFPGRTYILYAVNGRERKEVPCQPEPGVVPRLWWQLEDEVPAGATKQYELQVQSQETPSTVPPPVITLQDEQGSLTIQNRSRPVLRYHHATVYPPAGVDSAFRRSGFIHPAWSPQGKVLTGIHPKDHYHHFGIWNPWTDTEFEGKTVDFWNIAKKTGTVRFVEFISRTQGAVWGGFRALQAHVVSGDKEKTALREVWDIRAYQGEGMQTWDFISVLNCAGESPVTLRHYRYGGGFGFRGHPDWNNENSAIVTSAGKTRRNADSTYMRWFKVAGTSGEGKAGMLVLVAPDNFNFPQPIRVWPEKDLGGQVFINISPTKDRPWTLYYGNEYTQKYRIVVFDEDISLEKAEALWNDYAHPPEMTVSVK, encoded by the coding sequence ATGTTGATAAGTCTGCTTTCCCTGGCTGCTGTTTCACAGGCGCAGCCGGTTGTCCGTATCACGGTGAAGACCGGGCCATATACAAGGTATCGTACACCGGTCAGTCTGGATATTTCCGCTTTCCCCGGCCGCACCTACATTTTATACGCCGTCAACGGCAGGGAACGGAAGGAAGTGCCTTGCCAGCCGGAGCCAGGTGTTGTACCACGGTTGTGGTGGCAGCTGGAAGATGAAGTGCCGGCAGGTGCAACGAAACAATATGAACTGCAAGTGCAATCACAGGAAACGCCGTCAACCGTTCCGCCGCCTGTTATAACATTGCAGGATGAGCAGGGCAGTCTGACTATTCAGAACCGTAGCCGTCCCGTGCTGCGATACCATCATGCCACGGTATATCCGCCCGCAGGGGTGGATTCGGCATTCCGGCGCAGCGGGTTCATCCATCCGGCCTGGTCCCCGCAGGGCAAGGTGCTGACGGGCATCCATCCCAAAGATCATTATCATCATTTCGGTATCTGGAATCCCTGGACGGACACGGAATTTGAGGGGAAGACCGTGGATTTCTGGAATATTGCGAAGAAAACCGGTACCGTGCGTTTTGTGGAGTTCATCAGCCGGACGCAAGGCGCGGTATGGGGCGGGTTCAGGGCATTGCAGGCGCATGTCGTGTCCGGGGATAAGGAAAAGACCGCCCTCCGCGAAGTATGGGATATCCGTGCGTACCAGGGGGAGGGTATGCAGACCTGGGATTTTATTTCCGTGCTGAATTGCGCGGGTGAATCGCCCGTTACCCTGCGGCACTATCGCTATGGCGGCGGTTTCGGTTTTCGCGGGCATCCGGACTGGAACAATGAGAACAGCGCGATCGTCACCTCTGCCGGTAAAACCCGCAGGAATGCAGATTCCACTTACATGCGATGGTTCAAAGTGGCCGGCACGTCCGGAGAAGGGAAAGCCGGGATGCTGGTGCTGGTTGCGCCGGATAACTTTAACTTTCCGCAACCCATACGCGTATGGCCGGAGAAGGACCTTGGGGGACAGGTGTTCATCAATATATCACCAACGAAAGACCGGCCCTGGACGCTTTATTACGGTAACGAATACACGCAGAAATACCGGATAGTGGTGTTCGATGAAGATATCAGCCTGGAAAAAGCGGAGGCGTTGTGGAATGATTACGCGCATCCGCCGGAGATGACCGTTTCGGTGAAATGA